A single Nostoc sp. PCC 7107 DNA region contains:
- a CDS encoding class I fructose-bisphosphate aldolase, with protein sequence MTTTLVEANSIESLLGKEAEDLLNYKAKVSQDLLHLPGPDFVDRIWLNSDRNPQVLRNLQQLYSTGRLANTGYLSILPVDQGIEHSAGASFAPNPIYFDPDNIIKLAIAGECNAVATTLGVLGIVSRKYAHKIPFIAKINHNELLTFPNQFDQVLFASVEQAWNLGAVAVGATIYFGSDQSTRQIQEISHAFTRAHELGMVTILWCYLRNNAFKQDKDYHLAADLTGQANHLGVTIEADIIKQKLPECNNGYGAVVKATGKSYGKTDERVYTELTTDHPIDLARYQVLNCYAGRAGLINSGGASGKSDFAEAVRTAVINKRAGGTGLISGRKAFQRPFAEGVKLFHTIQDVYLSPDVTIA encoded by the coding sequence ATGACAACTACATTGGTAGAGGCTAATTCTATCGAGTCATTGTTAGGAAAAGAAGCAGAAGACTTGCTGAATTACAAAGCCAAAGTTTCTCAAGATTTATTGCATTTACCAGGTCCAGACTTTGTAGATCGAATCTGGCTTAATAGCGATCGCAATCCTCAAGTTTTGCGTAATCTGCAACAACTTTATTCTACTGGTCGTCTGGCAAATACGGGCTATCTCTCAATTCTGCCTGTTGATCAAGGTATTGAACACTCGGCTGGTGCATCTTTTGCGCCAAATCCCATATACTTTGACCCAGACAATATTATTAAATTAGCGATCGCCGGTGAATGTAATGCCGTTGCGACAACTTTGGGAGTATTGGGTATTGTCTCACGCAAATATGCTCACAAAATTCCGTTTATTGCCAAAATTAACCATAACGAACTCTTAACCTTTCCCAATCAATTTGATCAAGTATTATTTGCTAGTGTTGAGCAAGCTTGGAATTTAGGTGCAGTAGCCGTAGGCGCAACAATTTACTTTGGTTCTGATCAATCAACCAGACAAATTCAAGAAATTAGTCATGCTTTTACACGCGCCCATGAATTAGGAATGGTGACAATTCTTTGGTGCTATCTACGTAATAATGCTTTCAAACAAGATAAAGATTATCATCTTGCTGCTGACTTAACTGGACAAGCAAATCATTTAGGCGTAACCATTGAAGCCGACATCATTAAACAGAAATTACCTGAATGTAACAATGGTTACGGTGCAGTTGTTAAAGCCACAGGTAAAAGTTATGGCAAAACAGATGAGCGAGTTTATACAGAATTAACTACTGATCACCCCATAGATTTAGCTCGTTATCAAGTGCTAAATTGCTACGCTGGTAGAGCAGGATTAATTAATTCTGGTGGCGCATCTGGCAAAAGTGACTTTGCTGAAGCAGTACGCACTGCTGTTATTAATAAACGGGCTGGTGGTACAGGATTAATTTCTGGGCGTAAAGCTTTTCAGCGTCCATTCGCAGAAGGAGTGAAACTATTTCACACAATTCAAGATGTTTATTTATCACCAGATGTAACTATCGCTTAA
- a CDS encoding tetratricopeptide repeat protein produces the protein MRFFHTTAKSRVKQAINNWLRKSGKSSSIVGGLTAIFLLANSLVPTTLFAQEKLEIKDFDYWANFCQLLAEEKKYDEAIAACNQGIAIKPDEIEIWVTRTAILLKQVKYSEALVSADRTLRLQPKYSLALAQRCEALLSLNKYAEAIAACDLALRSDGNWGSTTAVVAWYNRGLGESKLGQLDAAIASFSRALEITPENSLALVGNCQALANLNRLSEAIAACDSAIKVNQNWGDTTPAIAWYTKGLAQKKNGQLEEAIASFDQAVAMNPKDADIWLEHGRSLAAIGKPEQAVVSYQFAIKLSPNYALVLASQSASLNKIGKFSEAQAAAELALQGDSRWGDISPALAWEQRGIALAGLGNYEEGLASIERAIALNPNYAEAWNNRAATQWYLGRYTDAIASSDRATEINPKYAQAWFNKGRILKTLDRYSASLTAYNKALENVGKFADKSLLANIWANRSVVLWHLSRNQEALVSVDKAIGINPNLSQGWYNRGIVLFNLARYDEAINAYNQASTLAPMDANILAGKGVALLKLGKLEDAVKTFMATLELDPKNALALANQTIAQQKLKAQQEQKLKSPVMPDSTTMRHTILDSRF, from the coding sequence ATGAGATTTTTCCATACTACTGCTAAGTCAAGAGTAAAACAAGCTATTAATAACTGGTTGAGAAAATCAGGCAAATCCAGCAGTATTGTTGGGGGACTAACAGCAATTTTTTTATTAGCAAATTCGTTAGTGCCAACAACTTTATTTGCTCAAGAGAAATTAGAGATTAAAGACTTTGACTATTGGGCAAATTTTTGTCAGTTGTTGGCAGAGGAAAAGAAATATGATGAAGCGATCGCCGCTTGTAATCAAGGAATTGCCATTAAACCCGATGAAATAGAAATTTGGGTAACACGCACAGCAATTTTGCTCAAGCAAGTCAAGTATAGTGAAGCGTTAGTATCAGCTGATCGCACCTTACGTCTCCAGCCAAAATATTCTTTAGCCTTGGCTCAAAGATGTGAAGCATTATTAAGTTTAAATAAATATGCCGAAGCGATCGCTGCCTGTGATTTAGCACTGCGTTCTGATGGCAACTGGGGCAGTACTACAGCAGTGGTAGCATGGTACAATCGTGGTCTAGGAGAAAGTAAATTAGGACAACTAGACGCAGCGATCGCCTCATTTAGTCGCGCCTTAGAAATTACGCCTGAGAATTCTTTAGCGTTAGTCGGTAATTGTCAAGCCTTAGCAAATTTAAACAGGTTGAGCGAAGCGATCGCCGCTTGTGACTCAGCCATTAAAGTAAATCAAAATTGGGGTGATACCACACCAGCAATTGCTTGGTACACTAAGGGTTTGGCACAGAAAAAAAACGGACAATTAGAAGAAGCGATCGCCTCCTTTGATCAAGCAGTGGCGATGAATCCGAAAGATGCAGATATTTGGTTAGAACATGGTAGATCATTAGCAGCGATCGGCAAACCAGAACAAGCCGTAGTTTCATACCAATTTGCCATCAAACTCAGTCCTAATTATGCCTTAGTCTTAGCTAGTCAAAGTGCTAGTTTGAACAAAATAGGTAAATTTTCCGAAGCACAAGCAGCCGCAGAACTTGCACTCCAAGGTGATAGCCGCTGGGGTGATATCAGTCCCGCCTTAGCTTGGGAACAGAGAGGAATCGCCTTAGCTGGATTAGGAAATTACGAAGAAGGATTAGCATCAATCGAAAGAGCGATCGCTCTCAATCCCAACTATGCAGAAGCGTGGAATAATCGTGCAGCTACCCAATGGTATTTAGGCAGATATACTGATGCAATTGCTAGTAGCGATCGCGCCACCGAAATTAATCCGAAATATGCTCAAGCATGGTTTAATAAAGGCAGAATTCTCAAAACCTTAGACCGCTATTCAGCATCACTCACAGCATATAATAAAGCATTAGAAAATGTGGGCAAATTTGCAGATAAATCACTCTTAGCTAATATTTGGGCTAACCGAAGCGTTGTCTTATGGCATTTATCTCGCAATCAAGAAGCCTTAGTGTCTGTAGATAAAGCGATCGGCATTAACCCTAATTTATCGCAAGGATGGTACAACAGAGGCATCGTACTATTTAATTTAGCTAGATATGATGAGGCGATTAATGCTTACAACCAAGCTAGTACTCTGGCTCCAATGGATGCGAATATTTTAGCTGGTAAAGGAGTTGCCTTATTGAAATTGGGCAAATTAGAAGATGCTGTAAAAACTTTTATGGCTACATTAGAACTTGATCCTAAAAACGCATTAGCATTAGCTAATCAAACAATTGCTCAACAAAAATTAAAAGCACAACAAGAACAAAAACTCAAGTCACCAGTAATGCCAGATAGCACTACAATGCGTCACACGATTTTGGATTCTAGATTTTAG